One window of the Carassius auratus strain Wakin chromosome 20, ASM336829v1, whole genome shotgun sequence genome contains the following:
- the LOC113120974 gene encoding cytochrome P450 2J2-like, protein MDARLSVTPSKKMCRSGINWRASQALIGERGLQSLSERRGQLHSRTTTLFPCLAEKFANCRFQHLILSDKGNVIFFFSTMILQFIYESFDFKSWIILSFVLLLLVDIIKYRNPSRFPPGPWPLPFLGNVFTEIDFRNVNKLAEVYGTIFSLRVGSEKMIIVSGYKMVKEALITQIDSFVDRPNVPLFHKVFKGIGTILSNGYLWRMHRKFAVSHLRAFGDGKKSLEFRIQQECVHLCNAFRAEKGPFNPMVTLNSAVSNIISCLIFGQRFDYHDEYYQRILRLDTECIQLIGSPRAQLYNVCPWVLEYLPGPHQTIFSNYKQITDFLREEIIKHKEDWDPSNPRDLIDNYLTEMEKKKSDPEAGFNIEGLVVTCLDLIEAGTETATTTLRWGLLFMMKYPDIQEKVHAEIDRVIGQSRQPCLADRVDMPYTEAVIHEIQRFGDVVPLGFPKKAVKDTKLGDFFIPKGTSITVNLSSVLHDPNEWETPDTFNPGHFLSENGRFRKRDAFLPFSAGKRACLGEQLARQELFLYFTSLLQQFTISKCPGEEPSLEGEIWFTYAPASYRMCLSSR, encoded by the exons ATGGACGCACGACTGAGTGTCACCCCTTCAAAAAAGATGTGTAGGAGTGGAATAAACTG GAGGGCCTCCCAAGCATTAATCGGGGAGAGGGGTCTGCAGTCGTTGAGTGAAAGGCGGGGCCAGTTGCATTCCCGAACTACAACCCTGTTTCCCTGTCTAGCTGAAAAATTTGCCAACTGTAGATTCCAGCATTTAATACTCTCTGACAAAGGGAACGTGATATTTTTCTTCAGCACCATGATTCTTCAATTTATATATGAAAGCTTTGATTTTAAAAGCTGGAtcattttaagttttgttttactGCTTCTTGTAGATATCATCAAATATAGGAATCCTTCCAGATTCCCCCCAGGACCCTGGCCTCTACCATTCCTGGGAAATGTTTTCACTGAGATAGATTTTAGGAACGTGAATAAG CTGGCTGAAGTCTATGGGACCATATTCAGCCTAAGAGTGGGCAGTGAGAAAATGATAATTGTTTCTGGATATAAAATGGTAAAGGAGGCTCTCATTACTCAGATTGACAGTTTTGTTGATCGTCCAAATGTCCCTCTATTTCACAAAGTTTTTAAAGGAATTG GTACGATACTGAGTAATGGTTACCTGTGGCGGATGCACAGGAAGTTTGCTGTCTCCCATTTGCGGGCATTTGGAGATGGAAAGAAAAGTCTTGAGTTCAGAATACAACAAGAATGTGTCCACCTTTGTAATGCTTTTAGGGCAGAAAAGG GACCTTTTAACCCCATGGTCACCTTAAACAGTGCTGTCTCAAATATCATCTCCTGCTTAATATTTGGACAACGCTTTGACTATCATGATGAATATTACCAAAGAATTCTGCGTCTTGACACTGAATGCATTCAGTTAATAGGCTCTCCTAGAGCACAG CTGTATAATGTGTGTCCTTGGGTCTTGGAATACTTGCCTGGCCCCCATCAGACAATTTTTTCCAATTATAAGCAAATAACAGACTTCCTGAGAGAAGAGATCATTAAACACAAAGAGGACTGGGACCCTTCAAACCCACGTGACTTAATAGACAACTACCTGACTGAAATGGAAAAG AAAAAGAGTGACCCTGAGGCTGGTTTTAACATTGAAGGATTAGTGGTGACTTGTCTAGACCTGATTGAGGCCGGGACAGAAACCGCAACTACGACATTGCGCTGGGGTTTGCTTTTTATGATGAAGTACCCAGACATCCAAG AAAAGGTACATGCAGAGATAGACAGGGTGATTGGACAGTCGCGTCAACCCTGTTTGGCTGACAGAGTTGATATGCCCTACACTGAGGCTGTTATCCATGAGATTCAAAGATTTGGAGATGTCGTCCCACTGGGATTCCCTAAAAAAGCTGTTAAAGACACAAAACTAGGAGATTTCTTCATTCCTAAG GGGACCTCTATTACAGTAAACCTGTCTTCAGTCCTGCATGATCCAAATGAATGGGAGACACCAGACACCTTTAACCCAGGACACTTCCTGAGTGAAAATGGCCGGTTTCGGAAAAGAGATGCGTTCCTGCCCTTTTCAGCAG GTAAGCGAGCGTGTTTGGGAGAGCAGCTGGCTCGTCAGGAGCTCTTCTTATACTTCACCTCTCTGCTGCAGCAATTCACCATCTCCAAATGTCCAGGAGAGGAACCCAGTTTGGAGGGAGAGATATGGTTCACGTATGCTCCTGCTTCCTACCGTATGTGTCTATCCTCACGTTAG
- the LOC113120976 gene encoding cytochrome P450 2J2-like — MILDLIYDSFDFKSWIILFFVFLVLADMIKNRNPSNFPPGPWPLPFLGTVFTKMDFKTINKLAEVYGNIFSLRVGSEKLVVVSGYKTVKEALVTQNDSFVERPHVPLFHKIYKGTGLTMSNGYQWRTHRKFAGLHLRMFGEEKKILENSIQQESVYLCDAFKTEKGPFNPMAILNSAVSNTVACLTFGQRFDYHDEYYQRILRLDNECVQIAGSPRAQLYNVCPWLLEYLPGPHQTMFSNYKHITDFLRGEIIKHREDWDPSNPRDFIDNYLTEMEKKKSDPEAGFNVEGLVISCLDMIEAGTETSASTLRWGLLLMIKYPEIQKKVHAEIDRVIGQSRQPCLADRVDMPYTEAVIHEIQRFGDVVPLGFPKKAAKDTTVGGFFIPKGTSISTSLSSVLHDPNEWETPDTFNPGHFLNENGQFRKRDAFLPFSAGKRACLGEQLARQVIFLFFTSLLQQFTISKCPGEEPSLEGEIWFTNVPCPYRMCVSSR, encoded by the exons ATGATCCTGGACCTGATCTATGACAGCTTTGATTTTAAAAGctggatcattttattttttgtatttctggTCCTTGCTGATATGATCAAAAATAGGAATCCTTCCAATTTCCCTCCAGGACCATGGCCTCTGCCATTCCTGGGAACTGTCTTCACTAAGATGGATTTTAAGACAATTAATAAG TTGGCTGAAGTCTACGGGAACATCTTCAGCTTAAGAGTGGGCAGTGAGAAATTGGTAGTTGTGTCGGGATATAAAACAGTGAAGGAGGCCCTCGTTACTCAGAATGACAGTTTTGTTGAGCGTCCACATGTCCCTCTGTTTCACAAAATTTATAAGGGAACTG GTTTAACAATGAGTAATGGATACCAGTGGCGGACACATAGGAAGTTTGCAGGCCTCCATTTACGGATGTTTGGAGAGGAGAAGAAAATCCTTGAGAACAGCATTCAACAAGAGTCTGTCTATCTCTGTGATGCCTTTAAGACAGAAAAGG GACCCTTCAACCCTATGGCCATCTTAAATAGCGCTGTCTCAAATACTGTTGCCTGTTTGACATTTGGACAACGCTTTGACTATCATGATGAATATTACCAAAGAATACTGCGTCTTGACAATGAATGTGTTCAAATAGCGGGCTCTCCTAGAGCACAG CTGTATAATGTGTGTCCTTGGCTCTTGGAATACTTACCTGGACCCCATCAGACTATGTTTTCAAACTATAAGCACATAACAGACTTCCTAAGAGGAGAGATCATTAAACACAGAGAGGACTGGGACCCTTCAAACCCACGTGACTTTATAGACAACTACCTGACTGAAATGGAAAAG aaAAAGAGTGACCCTGAGGCTGGTTTTAACGTAGAAGGGTTAGTGATATCTTGCTTAGACATGATAGAGGCCGGGACAGAGACCTCTGCTTCGACATTACGCTGGGGTCTGCTTTTAATGATCAAATATCCAGAAATACAGA AAAAGGTACATGCAGAGATAGACCGGGTGATTGGACAGTCGCGTCAACCCTGTTTGGCTGACAGAGTTGATATGCCCTACACTGAGGCTGTTATCCATGAGATTCAAAGATTTGGAGATGTTGTTCCACTGGGATTCCCTAAAAAAGCTGCTAAAGACACAACAGTAGGAGGATTCTTCATTCCTAAG GGCACCTCTATTTCAACAAGCCTGTCTTCAGTCCTGCATGATCCAAATGAATGGGAGACACCAGACACCTTTAACCCAGGACACTTCCTGAATGAAAATGGCCAGTTTCGCAAAAGAGATGCTTTTCTGCCTTTTTCAGCag GTAAGCGAGCGTGTTTGGGAGAGCAGCTGGCTCGTCAGGTGATCTTCCTGTTCTTCACCTCTCTGCTGCAGCAATTCACCATCTCCAAATGTCCAGGAGAGGAACCCAGTTTGGAGGGAGAGATTTGGTTCACAAATGTTCCTTGTCCATACCGTATGTGTGTGTCCTCACGTTAG